The segment CGCGCGTGCGGTTCACGTCCTACCGTGAAAGCTATCTGACGGCCAGGAAAGTGTGGCAAGTGTCGAGCGGCAGCGTGGTCATGGCCCTGCGCCTGATTCCTGCCAAGCTGAGCGCTACCATCGACGACGTGCGCGTGGCCTTGCAAGGCAATGGCGCACCCATGCCGATCAAGGTATCCGATGGCGGCGTGTTTGTCGTGCCGCTCAACGATGATATCGCCGCGCAGGATGGCACTTTTCTCGTGAACAAGGGCAAGGGCGAGCTGACGGCGAATATCGTGCTCCAGCCGTCCGTGGCGCGCGATGCGTGGAACGTCACGCGCGTGGGGCAAGTCCTGCACGATGCGCGCCGTGCCGTGCGGGCCATCACGCCGTGGTACAAGCGGCCATTCGCCAGCGACGTGCAATCGCTGGCCTTTTGCGCGGCCGAGCGGGGCAGCGCCTTGCGCTTGATGGATGGCGAGCAATTGATTGCCACCTTGCCCATGAACGAGGCGGCCGTCAACGACATCAACCAGCCCGTGTTTTGCAAGATTTTCGACGGCGAAGACAAATATCCGGGACACTACCGCGTCGTCTTGCCCGAGCAGGCGACGGTGTTGCTGCTGTAGCGTCTAGTTGGGCTGGCGCTGTACCAGTTCCAAAGCGGCCGCCAGGGCCAGGTCCATGGTGGCCTGGTGAAAGATCAGCCATTGCGGCAACAGCGACAGCGCATGGCGTCCCTGCTCCAGGTCGCCTTCATCGACGGCGGCCCAGGCATGGTGCAAGCCGCTGAGTACGCGGGCATGCTGTTCGCGGTGGTTGGCCAACGAGGGAAAGGCGATTTGTTCCATCAAATCTTCTTCCTCGCGGAAATCGCGCTCGACGGCCGCGATCAGCTCGCGAAACGCCACGCTGAAATGCTGGTCGCTCAGTTGCTGCAGCCGCGCCAGCTCCTGAAACAGCGCCTCATGCGCCTCGTCGATGACGGGAACACCCAGCGCCATCTCATCCTTCCAATGCGATTTACCCATGCCGATGCTCCCGGTTAAGTCCGTCGCGGTGCGAAGCGGACTGTTCCAGTGTGGACGCAGCCACGCTTCAAATCCATGACCTGGATCAAAAATATGGTGAAGAGGGGGAAGGCTAAGAGAGCGAGAAATGAAGGAAAAGGGGGAACAAATCCCCATCCGCAATAAAGCGGTTTTAATAACGATGCGCTTCGTTACCCAGCGACGTTTTCTCAGCCGCGCGTATTAACGCTTGGGCCAATGACTCCACATGGCTTGCGCATCGACATTCGGTACTTGCAACTGCTGCCCGGCCGATGTCTGCATCGTATCCCTGAGCACGAGGGGCACGAGCAGCAAGGCCGACAGGGCGAGGCAGGCCAGCACTTTGAGCGTCAACATGGTCGTCTCCCGGTGTCCCGGCGGCGGCGCGAGGATGCGGCGCCTGCCGGTCACTTCCTATGTACTACCATGCTTGCAGTTTAGTTCATCTGATTGAAACTTCAACTAGTTGCTGTGACGCACTGCACCAGTTACGCCTCTTATTTGGCCTTGCGGCTGCGCCGTGGCTTGCCTGCGGGAGGCAGCAAGGAATCGAACCACACTTGCGTCAACTGCCGCGTATTTTTTGCCGCTTCGCGCTTGACGGCGGCCGTCGCGTGGCCGCGCGCCGTGTTGGCGATGCGGTTGGCGGCGCTCAGGTACATGCTCATCCAGGGGTTTTTCATGGACAGCCTCGCAGATAGTGGGTGGGAATGCCTCCACTCTAAACTGATCGCCAGCGCTGACCGTGCGCCTGCCCACATAGCCGGGCGGTGCTGGCGATGGGCTGAGCCAGATCAATACACGTCGCGGCGGTAGCGTCCCGCCGCCAGCAGGGCGTCGACGCCCTCCTGGCCCAGCACTTCTTGCAGTACAGCATCGATTCCTGCCGCCATGCCTTGCAGGCTGCCGCACACGTAGACGATGGCGCCTTGCGCCAGCCACGCGCGCAACTCGCCGGCGTTGGCGCGTAAGCGGTCCTGCACGTATTGCCGTGCTTCGCCATCGCGCGAAAAGACCTTGTCCAGGCGCGCCAGGTGGCCAGCGTCGAGCCAGCCTTGCAACTCTGTGCCGCAGATGCTGTCAAAAGCTTGCTGGCGTTCGCCGAACAGCAACCAGTTGCGGGCCAGCCCCGCCCGCTGGCGCGCGCGTAGATGCGCACGCAAGCCGGCCAGGCCGGAACCGTTGCCGATATAAATACAGGGCACGTCGACGAGAGCGGGCGCGAAGGCGGGATTGGCTTGCAGGCGCAAGCGGATGGGGCTGCCCAGCGGGGCGAAACGCGTGAGCCAGCCGGAACAGACGCCAAATCCCTGATTGTCCTCGCCCGCATGGCGTTCCTGGCGCACCAGCAACTGCAGTTCGCCATCGGAGGGCAGCGAAGCGAGTGAATAGCTGCGGGGCGCGTGGCGGGCATTGTCGGGGTGGCTACCCTCGCTGCCGTCCGCGTTGCATGGAATGATTTCGGCCAGCGCGCCCGCTTCCCAGATGGCGTCGGCCGGGCCCGTCAAGGTGATTTCATGCAATTCTCCACCCTGGCTGCCCGGGTTGAGCAGCACGCGGCGCGCCAGGCGCCACTTGGCATACGACGCTTCTTCCTGCACGCCGATGGCATCGATGGCGCTGCCGCTGCAGCGGGCCAGCGCTGTGGACCAGTCGGCCAGGGCGGCAGGGTCGTGCTTGTCCACTTCGATCAGCGGGAATAATGGATGGGCGCCCAGCGCTTGCAATTGCCGCGCCAGCGCATGGCCAAAGCCGCAAAAGGCGCTGTAATGGCGGTCGCCCAGGGCCAGCATGCCGAACTCCAGGCCCGCCAGCGGCGTGCCGGCTGTTGTTTGCAGCAGGCGCGCAAAGCGGCGCGTGCCGTCCGGCGCCTCGCCTTCGCCAAAGGTGCTGGCGACGATCAGGGCCCGTTCGTACTGGCACAATTGGGCGGGATCAAACCGGTCCAGCGACTGCACGGCGACGGCCACCCCCGCCTGCTGCAGGGCGCGCGCGCTTTCCAGGGCCAGGCGCTCGGCCTGACCCGACTGGCTGGCGTAGGCGACGAGCGTCGGCAAGCCGGTATTTGGCTTGTCCGCTGCGCCGGCGCCCAGCATGGCGCGCTGCGCCTGGACTGCCTGTTTTGCCTTGCGGCGGCCCAGGTACAGCATCCAGCCCGTGACGGCGAACAGGGGCAGGCCCAGGCTGGCCAAGGTAACGACGATGCGCCCCGGCAAGCCGAAATACGTGCCCATGTGTAGCGGATAAATGATGTTGACGAGGCGCGCACCGAGCCCCTGCTGGCTGTACGGCTCGTTTTCCGTGACCGTGCCGTCGGCCGGTGCAATGCTCATGCGGCTGCGCGCCCGTTCATGCGGCGCATCGCCGGCCAGCCACGTGAATTGCACGGCTTCGCCGGCGCGCGTGGGCAGGCGCACGCTGGCCAGGGTCCAGCCGGCGGCGTGCTGCTGGAAGCGGGTCCAGGCCAGGCTGATGTCGACGACGGGCGCCTGCTCCTTGCCGCCGCCTTTTTTCGCGGGCGCCTGTGCCATCCTTGGCGGCTTGCCGGCCCAGGCGTCGATGTTGTCGCGCACCACGTCGTAGCTCCAGTAAATGCCCGTCAGGGTCAGCGCCACGTAGACGAGCAGGCACCAGGTGCCGGCCACGGCGTGCAGATTCCACAAAAAAGAGCGGCCCTTCAAGGCGGGATCGAAGGTCAGCCACGTGCGCCAGTCCAGAGGACGGCGGGGCCAGCGCAGATACAGGCCCGACAATGCCAGACCCAGCAGGCACAGGGCCAGTGCGCCCGCCACTTGCCGGCCCGGATCGCGGGGCAGCAGCAGCCAGCGGTGCAGCGATTCCGTCCACTCGAAAAATTCCGCACCCGTCAAAGCAGGCTGGGTCGCGCCCGTGTACGGATGCGCGTAGATGGACTCGCCGCGCCGCTGCCCATTCCTGGGCGCGAAGAACAGCCGTGGCGCCGCGCCCGCTTGCGCATACACGGTGACCGAGGCCACGCGCTGGCCGTGTTCGGCGCCAGCGATGCTGCTCAGCTGGGCCGGCGTCAGAGGCGCCCGGGTTTCTACGGTTACATGGCGCACGCCGGGGTTCATGACATCAAGTAACTCATCCTTGAAGGCCAGGGTAGCGCCGCTGAGACCAATGATCACCAGCACCGTACCGGCCGTGATGCCGATAAACCAGTGCAATTGAAACCACACCTGCTTCCAGTTCCAGTGCCAGCGCCGTTGTTTTGGCGTAGCGGCAAGCTGGCGCACCGCGCACACGTCGTCGGTGCTGGCGCGCAACTGGGGGAGGGAAGAAGTGGTCATGGCGGCTTTCGATAGCGCCGCCATGCAGGTATCAGGCATGGCGGGGAAGAAGGAAGGCTGACATATTAACGCAAACGAGAATCATTCGCAAATGATGGCAGCCTGTTTTCACGTGGCGGGGGCCATCCCCGTTTGCCTGATCGGGCACTATAGGCGCTACAATAGGGATACTGTTCACTAGTTCCCATTGCTGCCATGACCACTTCCACACCGAATCTCGTCGTCACCCCGTCCGCCCACCCCTTGTCCGACGCCGAGCGCGCCGCGCGCATGGTCAACCCCGCTTTCGGCCGCATCTTCACCGACCACATGGTGGTGATTCCTTACCGTGACGGCAAGTGGCAGCAGGGCGAACTGAAGGCTTACGGCCCGCTGATGCTGGACCCGTCCGCCTCATCCCTGCACTACGGCCAGGCCATCTTCGAAGGCTACAAGGCGTTTGCCCAGCCGGACGGCAGCATCAAGACTTTCCGCCCGGAACAAAACGCCGAGCGCTTCAACCGCAGCGCCGCGCGCCTGGCCATGCCGGCCATTCCAGTCGAGCTGTTCCTGGAAGCGGGCGACGCGCTCATTTCGCAAGACCGCAACTGGGTGCCGAAGAACACGGGCGAAAGCCTGTACATGCGTCCGCTGATGATCGCCACGGACCCGTACCTGGGCGTGCGTCCGTCGGAAGAATACCTGTTCGTGCTGTTCGCCTCGCCGGCCGGCGCCTACTTCCCGAAAGGCGTGAAACCCGTCACCGTGTGGATCAGCGAAGACTTCGTGCGCGCCGCGCCGGGCGGCACCGGTGAAGCCAAATGCGCAGGCAACTACGCGGCCAGCCTGATGGCCCAGTCGCAAGCGCAAGAAAAGGGCTGCGACCAGGTCGTGTGGCTGGACGCCGTGCACCGCGAATTCATCGAGGAAATGGGCGGCATGAACCTCTTCTTCGTGTATAAAGATGGCGAAAAGATCACCGTCGTCACGCCGGAACTGACGGGCACCTTGTTGCCAGGCATCACCCGCCGCAGCCTGCTGGAAATGGCGAAGGACCTCGGCTATGCGACGGAAGAGCGTAAATTGTCCGTCCAGCAATGGCGCGACGACATCGCCTCGGGCCGCATGACCGAAGTGTTCGCCTGCGGCACGGCCGCCGTCATCACGCCGGTGGGCGTGGCCAAGGCCAACGGTTTTGAAATGACGATCAACAACAATGAAAACGGCGCCGTCACCCTGGCCCTGCGCGAAGCGCTGCTGGGCTTGCAGCATGGCACGGCGGCCGATACGCATGGCTGGATGCATAAAGTTTGCTGATGTACACGTTTGACTGATACCGCGCCGGCACCCAGTTGCCGGCGTTTTTATATCTTGAAGGAATACGATGAAAATTCGCTCTGTCTTGCCCGCGCTGGCCGCCGTTTTCCTCAGCCTGTCCGCTGGCGCCGTCCATGCGGCCGACGCCAGCTGCGCCATTCCGCGCAACGTCAGCTATTACGATTACGATGTGAAGCCGTCGGACGAGAAAAACACGTGCTACAAGCAAAGCACCAACGTGCCCACCGATTACTTCATGCTGGCGCTGTCGTGGTCGCCGGGCTTTTGCGACAGCCAGCACCGCCGTGGCGCCGTGTCGAAAAAGGCAGCCTTCCAGTGCGCCGAGAGCAACCACTTCGGCTGGATCGTGCATGGCCTGTGGGCGCAGTCGAACAATCCCGCCACGTGCGAAGATATTTCCGTGACGCCGCCGCGCAAGACGGACATGCATCCGCGCTACTGCAAGGGCAATTTGCCGAAACTGGCGCCGTCGGACATCCTGCCCTATATGTGCATGCAGCCGGGCGAAGCCTTGCTGCAGGGCGAATGGGAAAAGCATGGCGCCTGCGATTTCGATACGGCCAAGCAGTATTTCGAGAAGGAGCGCGAACTGTTCCTGGCCTTGAAGTTGCCGGACTCCACTATGCCGAAAAACGCGCTGTTCCAGTGGATGAAACAGCACAACCCGCAGCTCAAAGGCCGCTGGCTCGGCTATGAAAAGCATTCGGGCGAGTTGCGCATCTGTTATTCGAAAGATTTTAAAGTGATCGACTGCCAGAAGTGATGGACCTTGCCTGCCGGCAGAGTCCGCCCATCCATGCTAGTGTATTGCCCGGATCAGCAAGATGAACAGGTAGTGTATTTATGCAGCAGACTAGGCAGCGGCACACGCAAGCCCTCATGGTAGGCGAGGACGGCTTGCCGCCCGGCGCCCGTTTATGGGCCATGCTGGCGCTGGCCATCGGCGTCGGCATGGCCTCGCTCGATACGGCCATTGCCAACACGGCCTTGCCGGCCATCGCCGGCGAGCTGCACACGACACCGGCCGCTTCGGTCTGGATCGTGAACGTGTACCAGCTGGCCATGGTGGCGACCCTGCTGCCGTTTTCCGCGCTCGGCGAAATCGCCGGCTACCGGCGCGTGTTTATCTCCGGCATGTTCCTGTTTTCCTTGGCCTCGCTTGCCTGCGCGCTGGCCTGGTCCTTGCCCTCGCTGGTGGTGGCGCGGCTGTTCCAGGGCGTCGGCGCCAGCGCCATGATGAGCGTCAACACGGCGCTGCTGCGCGCCCTGTATCCGAAACACTTGCTGGGCCGCGCGTTCGGCAACAATGCGCTGGTGGTGGCCGTCGCGTTCGCCATCGGGCCCACGGCCGCCTCGCTGATCCTGGCGACGGCATCGTGGCCGTGGCTGTTCGCCATCAATGTGCCGCTGGGCGTGGCCGGATTTTTCCTCGCCAGCCGCATGCTGCCGGCGACAAAACTGTCCGGTCACACCTTGGATGCGCGCACGGCGCTGTACAACGTGGGCGCCTTCGGTTTGCTGATCTTGTTGTTCGGCGACGCGGCCCATCACGCGGCCCTGTCGACCTTGCTGCCGGAACTGGTGGCCGTCGTGATCTTTTTTGTGTTGCTGTTGCGCCGCCAGGCGGGGCACGCGGCGCCCATGCTGCCGATCGACCTGTTTCGCCGTCCATTATTTCTGCTGTCGTCGCTGACGGCCATCTGCACGTTCGCCGCGCAGGGGCTGGCGTTTGTCTCGCTGCCATTCTATTTTGAAGTGACACTGGGCCGTTCGCCCGTCGAGACGGGTTTCCTGATGACGCCATGGGCCGTGCTGGTGGCCGTGATGGCGCCCGTGGCCGGGCGCCTCAGCGACCGGTATTCGCCGGGCGTGCTGGGCGGCATCGGCCTGGCGGCGCTGGCCGGCGGCTTGCTGACACTCGTGTGGATACCGGCCCACCCCAGCGTCGTTGACATCGGCTGGCGCATGGCCTTGTGCGGTATCGGCTTCGGCTTTTTCCAGGCGCCCAATCTGAAAGCCATCATGGGCAGCGCGCCGCCCGAGCGGGCCGGCGGCGCCAGCGGCGTGGTGGCCACGTCGCGCCTGATCGGGCAAGCCACGGGCGCGGCGCTGGTCGCGTACTGCTTCACGGTCTCGGCCAGCCGGGGCACGACGTATGCGCTGTGCCTGGCGGCAGGGTTCGCCGCCGTGGCCAGCATCGCCAGCTTCTCGCGCCTCGTGGTGGCGCAGCCGGCGTGGCTGCAAGGCAAAGGCAGTTAAGCGCCTAGACGTCGATGGCCTTGTCCGATTGCATGCGCTTGCGCAATTCGAACTTCTGGATCTTGCCCGTCGACGTGCGGGGCAGGGGACCGAAATAAATGGCTTTCGGCACCTTGAAACCGGCCAGGTTGTTCTTGCAGAACGCGATCAATTCCGCTTCCGTCACCGTGCCGCCTTCGCGCAATTCGACGAAGGCGCACGGCGTCTCGCCCCATTTTTCGTCCGGCTGGGCGATGACGGCGGCGGCCAGCACTTGCGGGTGGTGGTAGAGCGCATCTTCCACTTCTACGCTGGAAATGTTTTCGCCGCCGGAAATGATGATGTCCTTGCTGCGGTCCTTCAGCTTGATATAGCCGTCCGGATACATGACGCCGAGGTCGCCCGTGTGGAACCAGCCACCGGCGAACGCTTCCTGCGTCGCCTTTTCATTTTTCAGATAGCCCTTCATGCAGATGTTGCCACGGAACATGATCTCGCCGATCTGTTCGCCGTCGGCCGCCACGGGCTGCATCGTTTCCGGGTCGAGCACGGCGACGGCGCTTTGCAAGTGGTAGCGCACGCCCTGGCGCGATTTCAATACGGCCCGCTCTTCCTGCGACAGCGCGGCCCACTCGTCCTGCTCGGCGCAGATGGCGGCCGGGCCATACACTTCCGTCAAGCCATACGAGTGGATCAGGTCGAAACCCATGGCTTCGATCTTCGCCACCATGGCCGCCGGCGGCGGCGCGCCAGCCACCATGCCGCGCACGGTCCAGCTTATGCCGTCGCGCCAGTTGGCCGGCGCGTTGGCCAGGGCCGCATGCACGATGGGCGCGGCGCAATAGTGGGTGATGCGCAATTCGCGCATCAGGTCGAACACGAGCTTCGGTTCGAACTTGCGCAGGCACACGTTGACGCCGGCGCGGGCGGCGACCGTCCACGGGAAGCACCAGCCATTGCAGTGGAACATGGGCAAGGTCCACAGGTAGACCGCATGCTTGGGCATGTCCCACTCTAATATGTTCGACAGGGCATTGAGGGCCGCGCCGCGGTGGTGGTAGACGACGCCTTTCGGGTCGCCCGTGGTGCCGGACGTGTAGTTGAGGGCGATGGCGTCCCATTCGTCCGCCGGCGGCTGCCAGTCGTACTCGGGGTCGCCGCCGGCCAGCAGGCTTTCATAGTCGAGGTCGGAAAAAGCATCCACTTCCGGTCCCAGCAGGTCGTTGACCTGGATCACGCGCAAGCCGGGAATCTGCGCCGCCATCTGGCGCGCCAGTTCCGCAAATTCCGTGTCGGCCAGCAAGACTTTCGCCTGGCCGTGGCGCAGCATGAAGGTCAGCGACGCCAGGTCGAGGCGGATGTTGAGGGCATTGAGGACGGCGCCGGCCATGGGAACGCCAAAGCTCGCTTCCACCATGGCGGGCGTGTTCGGCAACATCACGGCGACCGTATCACCCGTGCCCACGCCCAGCTTGACGAGGCCGGACGCCAGGCGGCGCGTGCGCGCATACGTTTCGCGCCACGTCTGGCGCAGGCTGCCATGTGCAATTGCCAGGCGATTGCCATATACTGCGGCTGCCCTGGCGATATAGTCGAGCGGGGTGAGGGCGGCGTAGTTGGCGCTGTTCTTGCCGAGGCCGGTGTTGAAATCAGGTGTCATGCTTGTCTCCTGGTAAAAGAATCTTGTAGCTCCCTGTTTCGGGATTGATGGGGCCAGCATAGCACCGGCGCTGTAAAATCACTGTCATCTTAGTGACAGGTCTGAAGGATGGAATGGATAGCAACGATAGTGTAGACCGTGCCGTGCCCGAACTCGACAGCCACGACTGGTTCGCGGCCCTCGATGCGCGGCACCAGACCCTGTTGCGCGCCGGCAGCGTGGTCCGGCATGTCGAGGCGGGCGCCTTCATCACGCGGCGCGGCGAACCGTCCGCGCACTGGATCGGCGTGCACACGGGCTTGATCAAGCTGGCCGTCTACAACGCCGATGGGCGCGGTGCCACGTTTTCCGGCGTGCCGGCCGGCGGCTGGTGCGGCGAGGGCAGCGTGCTCAAGCGCGAACTGCGCCGCTACGACGTGGTGGCCGTGCGCGCCGCGGACATCATCCTCGTGCCCGCGGACCTGTTTCATCTGCTGCTGGCCGAGAGCCTCTCCTTTAACGCCTTCGTCATCCGCCAACTGAACGAACGCATGGGGCAATTCATCGCCACCATCCAGAACCAGCGCCTGCTCGCCGTCGACGCGCAAGTGGCGCAAGCCATCGCGCAGCTGTTCCACCCCATGCTATATCCGCGCACTTCCCGCGTGCTTGAGCTGTCGCAGGAAGAAATCGGCTTGCTGACCGGCATTTCGCGCCAGCGCGTGAACCAGGCGCTGGGCCATCTGGCCGAACTACAGCTCATCAGCATTGCCTATCAGTCGATTCGCGTCGTCGACCTCGACGGCTTGCGCCATTACGGCGTAGCGTCGCTGTGATGACAGACTGCCTGCGCGATGTATGGCATGCTGGCGGCTCGTTCACCACATTGACCTGACGCATGGCCCTCGTTTCCGATCATCCCTTGCACTTGCTGGGCTTGCGCTTTCCGCTCCGGCTGCGCGTCACCGTGCGCCAGGGTTTTGTGACCTTGCACAATGAAATCACGACCAAGAAGCTGGCCAGCGGCGACAGCTTCGTCGTGCCCGCCTTTTTGCGCTTCGCTTGCGACGTGATGCCGGGGCGGGGCAAGCCGGCCGTGTTTACCTTGGCGCTGGAAGACGACGAGCCCGATGGCGGCCACGGCGGCGGCAAGCGCTGGAGCCAGGCGCTGGCCCAGCATATCTTTGATACGCCGCAAGGCAAATGGACGGCGGCGCGCCTGGCGGCCCTGTGGCAAGTGACGCCGCACAAGGCCAGGGCACGATTGTTTTCCGAAGGCGAGGCATTGCTCAGCCTGGTGCGCGAACAGCGCTTGGCGCACGCGCTGCACACGGCGGCGCAAGCGGATGCCGATGGCGAACACGGCGAGCGCGACCTGGCGCAAGTGGCGGCCGGCTCGGGCTTTGCCTCGATCCCCGCGTTTTGCGACGCTTGCGTGGATGTGGCCGGCGTGCGCCCCAGCCTGTTCCTGCGCGGCCAGGCGCCCGGATAGCCAGACTCCGTTATAATCGGGCCATGGGATCTTTATTGAAGCGCAAACAGTGGCCTATGTGGTTCGCCTGCCTGGCGATACTGCTCAATGCGCTGTCGCCATCCCTGTCGTATGCGTTTGCCTCGCAGCACGCGAACGCGAACAATGCCGCCGTCGAGATCTGCTCGGCCAGCGGCGCCGTCTACACGCAAGCGGACCTGGCGCCCGCCGCCACATCCACCACCGGTTCCGTGCTGCACCACATCGAGCATTGTCCGTTCTGCATCAGCCATGCGGGCAGCGTGGGCCTGCCGCCGCCGTCTTCAGTGCCGTTGCCCGTCATCACGGGCCACGACGACTATCCACCCTTGTTTTACCAGGCGCCGCGAGCCCCGTTCGCGTGGCTGGCCGCCAGCCCGCGCGGTCCGCCTTTGGCTGCCTGAACGCCCAGTCACGCCTTCCACGTCTTAACTGTATCCACTACGCCCATCGGGCCGGAATTATCATGAAACGTCGTCTTTTCCTTCTCGCCGGCACGGCGGGATTGCTTACGCTTGCCGCTTGCGAACAAGCGCCGAAACCCCATTACAACGGCCTCGACTTGACGGGAGGCGATTACAAGCCCGACTTCAAATTGAGCGGCCCCGACGGCAAGATGTACACCCTGGCCGACTTCAAGGGCAAGTATGTGATGGTCTTCTTCGGCTTCACGCAATGCCCGGACGTGTGCCCGACAGCATTGTCGCGCGCACTGGAAATCCGCCAGAAGCTGGGGCCGGATGGCGACAAGCTGCAAGTGATCTTCATCAGCATCGATCCCGAGCGCGATACACCCGAGTTGCTGGGCGAGTACATGCGCGCCTTCGACCCCAGCTTCCTCGGCTTGCGCACGGATCCGAAAAACACGGCGCAGACGGCCTTCAATTACAAGGTCTTCTACCGCCGCGTGCCGAGTGGCAGTTCGTACACGATGGACCATACGGCCATCAGCTATGTGCTCGATACCGAGGGCCGCATGCGCCTGGGCTTGAAACACCAGTTGACGGGTGACGAGTGCGTGCAGGACATCAAGACCCTGATGAAATCGAAATACACCTTATAACCACACCGAGGAAATAATCATGACCCATCTGAAAACCCTGCTGGCCACGGCCCTGGCCGTGCTGTCCTTCTCCGCCGTTGCCCAGACTTCCGTGCAGATCAGCGACCCGTGGGTGCGTGCCACCGTGCCGCAGCAAAAAGCCACGGGCGCCTTCATGCAGATCACGGCACCGAAAGCCATGCGCCTGCTGGAAGTGCGCTCGTCCGTGGCCGGCGTGGCGGAAATCCATGAAATGAGCATGGCGGACAATATGATGCGCATGCGCCAGGTCAAGGAAATCGCCTTGCCAGCCGGTAAAGCCGTCGAGCTGAAGCCGGGCGGCTACCATGTGATGCTGCTGGACCTGAAAGGACAAGTGAAGGCGGGCGACAAGATTCCGCTGACCCTCGTCGTCGAAGGCGAGGACAAGCACCGCGAAACGATCGAAGTCAATGCCGTGGCGCGTCCGCTGGGCGCGACTTCGAGCCCGATGCCGGCGATGAAGCACTAAGCTGCGGCAGAGCTTGTAAAAAGCCCGGTACGCCTGGCTTTTTTGCGTCCGTCTGAAAGTTAAACGAGTGTTTGATATAATTCCATACAATATTAAACGGTTGTTTAACCAATGGGTATGACATGAGGCAAGACAAGGGAAACGAAAGAGAAAGCGAACCGGCGCGTGCGCGCATCCTGCAAGTGGCGGCGGAACTGTTTGCCGACGATGGCTACAAGAACACCTCCGTGCGCCGCATCT is part of the Janthinobacterium sp. 67 genome and harbors:
- a CDS encoding ribonuclease T2 family protein, with protein sequence MKIRSVLPALAAVFLSLSAGAVHAADASCAIPRNVSYYDYDVKPSDEKNTCYKQSTNVPTDYFMLALSWSPGFCDSQHRRGAVSKKAAFQCAESNHFGWIVHGLWAQSNNPATCEDISVTPPRKTDMHPRYCKGNLPKLAPSDILPYMCMQPGEALLQGEWEKHGACDFDTAKQYFEKERELFLALKLPDSTMPKNALFQWMKQHNPQLKGRWLGYEKHSGELRICYSKDFKVIDCQK
- a CDS encoding acyl-CoA synthetase; this encodes MTPDFNTGLGKNSANYAALTPLDYIARAAAVYGNRLAIAHGSLRQTWRETYARTRRLASGLVKLGVGTGDTVAVMLPNTPAMVEASFGVPMAGAVLNALNIRLDLASLTFMLRHGQAKVLLADTEFAELARQMAAQIPGLRVIQVNDLLGPEVDAFSDLDYESLLAGGDPEYDWQPPADEWDAIALNYTSGTTGDPKGVVYHHRGAALNALSNILEWDMPKHAVYLWTLPMFHCNGWCFPWTVAARAGVNVCLRKFEPKLVFDLMRELRITHYCAAPIVHAALANAPANWRDGISWTVRGMVAGAPPPAAMVAKIEAMGFDLIHSYGLTEVYGPAAICAEQDEWAALSQEERAVLKSRQGVRYHLQSAVAVLDPETMQPVAADGEQIGEIMFRGNICMKGYLKNEKATQEAFAGGWFHTGDLGVMYPDGYIKLKDRSKDIIISGGENISSVEVEDALYHHPQVLAAAVIAQPDEKWGETPCAFVELREGGTVTEAELIAFCKNNLAGFKVPKAIYFGPLPRTSTGKIQKFELRKRMQSDKAIDV
- a CDS encoding PepSY domain-containing protein; translated protein: MTTSSLPQLRASTDDVCAVRQLAATPKQRRWHWNWKQVWFQLHWFIGITAGTVLVIIGLSGATLAFKDELLDVMNPGVRHVTVETRAPLTPAQLSSIAGAEHGQRVASVTVYAQAGAAPRLFFAPRNGQRRGESIYAHPYTGATQPALTGAEFFEWTESLHRWLLLPRDPGRQVAGALALCLLGLALSGLYLRWPRRPLDWRTWLTFDPALKGRSFLWNLHAVAGTWCLLVYVALTLTGIYWSYDVVRDNIDAWAGKPPRMAQAPAKKGGGKEQAPVVDISLAWTRFQQHAAGWTLASVRLPTRAGEAVQFTWLAGDAPHERARSRMSIAPADGTVTENEPYSQQGLGARLVNIIYPLHMGTYFGLPGRIVVTLASLGLPLFAVTGWMLYLGRRKAKQAVQAQRAMLGAGAADKPNTGLPTLVAYASQSGQAERLALESARALQQAGVAVAVQSLDRFDPAQLCQYERALIVASTFGEGEAPDGTRRFARLLQTTAGTPLAGLEFGMLALGDRHYSAFCGFGHALARQLQALGAHPLFPLIEVDKHDPAALADWSTALARCSGSAIDAIGVQEEASYAKWRLARRVLLNPGSQGGELHEITLTGPADAIWEAGALAEIIPCNADGSEGSHPDNARHAPRSYSLASLPSDGELQLLVRQERHAGEDNQGFGVCSGWLTRFAPLGSPIRLRLQANPAFAPALVDVPCIYIGNGSGLAGLRAHLRARQRAGLARNWLLFGERQQAFDSICGTELQGWLDAGHLARLDKVFSRDGEARQYVQDRLRANAGELRAWLAQGAIVYVCGSLQGMAAGIDAVLQEVLGQEGVDALLAAGRYRRDVY
- a CDS encoding Crp/Fnr family transcriptional regulator, whose amino-acid sequence is MDSNDSVDRAVPELDSHDWFAALDARHQTLLRAGSVVRHVEAGAFITRRGEPSAHWIGVHTGLIKLAVYNADGRGATFSGVPAGGWCGEGSVLKRELRRYDVVAVRAADIILVPADLFHLLLAESLSFNAFVIRQLNERMGQFIATIQNQRLLAVDAQVAQAIAQLFHPMLYPRTSRVLELSQEEIGLLTGISRQRVNQALGHLAELQLISIAYQSIRVVDLDGLRHYGVASL
- a CDS encoding branched-chain amino acid aminotransferase, which produces MTTSTPNLVVTPSAHPLSDAERAARMVNPAFGRIFTDHMVVIPYRDGKWQQGELKAYGPLMLDPSASSLHYGQAIFEGYKAFAQPDGSIKTFRPEQNAERFNRSAARLAMPAIPVELFLEAGDALISQDRNWVPKNTGESLYMRPLMIATDPYLGVRPSEEYLFVLFASPAGAYFPKGVKPVTVWISEDFVRAAPGGTGEAKCAGNYAASLMAQSQAQEKGCDQVVWLDAVHREFIEEMGGMNLFFVYKDGEKITVVTPELTGTLLPGITRRSLLEMAKDLGYATEERKLSVQQWRDDIASGRMTEVFACGTAAVITPVGVAKANGFEMTINNNENGAVTLALREALLGLQHGTAADTHGWMHKVC
- a CDS encoding MFS transporter; the encoded protein is MQQTRQRHTQALMVGEDGLPPGARLWAMLALAIGVGMASLDTAIANTALPAIAGELHTTPAASVWIVNVYQLAMVATLLPFSALGEIAGYRRVFISGMFLFSLASLACALAWSLPSLVVARLFQGVGASAMMSVNTALLRALYPKHLLGRAFGNNALVVAVAFAIGPTAASLILATASWPWLFAINVPLGVAGFFLASRMLPATKLSGHTLDARTALYNVGAFGLLILLFGDAAHHAALSTLLPELVAVVIFFVLLLRRQAGHAAPMLPIDLFRRPLFLLSSLTAICTFAAQGLAFVSLPFYFEVTLGRSPVETGFLMTPWAVLVAVMAPVAGRLSDRYSPGVLGGIGLAALAGGLLTLVWIPAHPSVVDIGWRMALCGIGFGFFQAPNLKAIMGSAPPERAGGASGVVATSRLIGQATGAALVAYCFTVSASRGTTYALCLAAGFAAVASIASFSRLVVAQPAWLQGKGS
- a CDS encoding bacteriohemerythrin, with protein sequence MGKSHWKDEMALGVPVIDEAHEALFQELARLQQLSDQHFSVAFRELIAAVERDFREEEDLMEQIAFPSLANHREQHARVLSGLHHAWAAVDEGDLEQGRHALSLLPQWLIFHQATMDLALAAALELVQRQPN